The Eubacterium maltosivorans genome includes the window AGCGTTGTAATCTTTACAGATTGCAGCGTTTTTCTTTTGCTCTTTTTTGGCATATAGAGCATTGCGTTGTAGTAACCAGTGAGGAAAAAACTTTCGTAGCAAGCATAGGAAAAGAGTACCCTTTTCCGTATTTTCGCCCTCCCGTCCTGCGGTGCGTCGGTTGAAAATTGCTTGTTGGGAAGTGTCCCAAACCCTCAAAGCGGAAAGGAGCGATTGCATGAACGGACGCAAAAGAAAAGTACAAATCAAATTCTATGTAACAGAGGAAGAAAGGGTGTTGATTGAGCAGAAAATGAAGCTCGTCCCTACCCAAAACATGGCGGCGTATCTTCGCAAGATTGCCATTGACGGCTATATCATTCAGACAGACCATAGCGATATAAAAGCCATGACAGCGGAGATACAGAAAATCGGGGTCAACATCAATCAGATTGCAAAGCGTGTCAATGCGACAGGCAGCGTCTACCAAGAGGACATAGAGGAAATAAAGGGGGTGCTTGCAGAGATATGGCGGTTACAAAGATTAAGCCTGTTAAAAGCACGTTGAGCAAAGCCCTTGATTATATCCAAAATCCGGATAAGACAGACGGGAAAACGCTTGTGTCCTCTTTTGGGTGCAGCTATGAAACGGCAGATATTGAGTTTGAATATACCTTGTCGCAGGCTCGGCAGAAAGGGAACAACTTAGCCTTTCATCTGATACAATCGTTTGAACCGGGAGAGGTGGACTGTGAGAAAGCCCATGCAATCGGAAAGCAGCTTGCCGACGCAGCAACAAAGGGACAGCACGAATACGTCCTTACCACCCACATAGACAAGGGGCATATCCATAACCACATCATTTTTTGCGCGGTCAACTTTGTTGACTACCATAAGTACAATTCCAATAAGCGCAGCTACTACGGCATACGGAATATGAGCGACAAGCTGTGTCGGGAAAACGGGCTGTCCGTCGTCGTTCCGGGCAAAGGCAGCAAGGGAAAAAGCTATGCAGAATATCAAGCGGAAAAGGTCGGTACAAGTTGGAAAGGCAAGCTAAAAATTGCCGTTGATACGCTTATCCCCCAAGTAGCAAGTTTTGAAGAATTGTTGCAGCGGTTACAGGCAGCGGGCTATGAGATAAAGCCGGGAAAATATATCTCCTGCCGCGCTCCCGGACAGGAACGGTTTACCCGCTTAAAAACCCTCGGTGCAGATTATACAGAGGAAGCAATCAAAGAACGGATTGCAGGCAAGCGCACAAAGGCAGCGAAAGCTCCCAAAGAGCAGCGTGGCGTATCGCTGCTTATCGACATTGAAAACAGTATCAAGGCACAAGAGAGCCGGGGCTATGAACAGTGGGCGAAAATCCATAATCTGAAACTGGCGGCAAA containing:
- a CDS encoding plasmid mobilization protein encodes the protein MNGRKRKVQIKFYVTEEERVLIEQKMKLVPTQNMAAYLRKIAIDGYIIQTDHSDIKAMTAEIQKIGVNINQIAKRVNATGSVYQEDIEEIKGVLAEIWRLQRLSLLKAR
- a CDS encoding relaxase/mobilization nuclease domain-containing protein; the protein is MAVTKIKPVKSTLSKALDYIQNPDKTDGKTLVSSFGCSYETADIEFEYTLSQARQKGNNLAFHLIQSFEPGEVDCEKAHAIGKQLADAATKGQHEYVLTTHIDKGHIHNHIIFCAVNFVDYHKYNSNKRSYYGIRNMSDKLCRENGLSVVVPGKGSKGKSYAEYQAEKVGTSWKGKLKIAVDTLIPQVASFEELLQRLQAAGYEIKPGKYISCRAPGQERFTRLKTLGADYTEEAIKERIAGKRTKAAKAPKEQRGVSLLIDIENSIKAQESRGYEQWAKIHNLKLAAKTMNFLTEHQIEQYADLVSRIEEITAENEKTADALKSVEKRLADMAVLMKHVTTYQKTKPVYEAYRRAKDKDAYRAKNESSLILHEAAAKTLKASGVTKLPNLAAMQEEYGKLQAQKEALYTDYGKLKKQVKEYDVIKQNIDSILRLEKEPERSRETERLQ